CTGCTACCAGGTCAGCCGCTAACGGCCACGACAAAGCTGGTATCAACCAATCCCTCTCACCAGTCAAGTTACTACACATTGCGCTTTGATGAACGGTACATTCTGTCACTTTCTTATGATGGGCCAGACATTTCCAACCTCTACTGGCCTAACCCTGACCAAAATAGCTGGTCGAACTACAGGATCTTGTATAAGAGCGGTAGGAGAGGTGTGCTTGATAAGCTTGGGCAATTTGAGGCTAGTGACAACACAAGCTTTATTGCTTCTGATTGGGGTTTGGAGATTAAGAGGAGGCTGACGCTAGACTACGATGGAAATCTTAGGCTTTACAGCCTAAACGAGTCAGATGGAAGCTGGTACAGCTCTTGGATGGCTTTCTCCCAGCTCTGTGACATCCATGGCCTATGTGGTTGGAATGCACTATGTGTTTACACACCTGCAGCGGCCTGCACTTGTCCTCGCGGTTATGTAGTCGTTGATCCAAATGATTGGAGCAAAGGCTGCAAGCCACAGTTCAACATCACCTGTGGAAAAGGTGTTCAGCAGATGGGCTTCGTGGGCATTCCTTGGACAGACTTCTGGGGCTCTGATATGGACTTTGTCATGTCTGCATCCCTGGACACTTGCAGGGAATTGTGCTTGGCACGTTGCTCCTGTGTAGCATTCGTGTACAAAGTTTATCCACATCCACATGGGTGCTTCTTGAAATCTGGTCTCTTCAATGGCAAGACAACTCCAGGGTACCCTGGTGTCACATATGTCAAGGTTCCTGAGAGCTTTCTGTCTCACTCACAGGCAAATTCCTCCGACTCTGCTCATGGTCATGTTTGCAATGAATTAAGAACACATACATTCAATTATGCTGCCAACAGAGTTGATGAAAAGGGTACGGCATGGTACTACTACTATTCGTTCCTAGctgcattctttcttgttgagCTCTGTTTCATTGCTGTTGGTTGGTGGTTCATGACAAGAAAGCAGTCAGTATGTTCGGTAATATGGGCAGCGGAGGATGAGGAAGGCTTCCGGGTGGTAGCAGATCATTTCCGTAGTTTCACCCACAAGGAATTGCAGAAGGCAACTAACAATTTCATGGATGAGCTTGGCCACGGCCGACATGGGTCTGTGTACAAAGGCATTCTACACGACAATCGTGTAGTTGCCGTCAAGAAGCTCAAAGACATGAAGGGAGGCGAAGCAGAATTTGAGACAGAGGTTAGTGTGATTGGTAGGATCTACCATATGAATCTGGTGAGAGTAATGGGTGTATGTTCAGAGGGTACGCACCGGCTGCTGGTCTATGAATTTGTGGAGAACGGTTCACTGGACATGTTCTTGTTCGGTAGCAAGGGACTACTACTGCAATGGCATCATAGGTACAAAATTGCAGTCGGAGTGGCTAAGGGATTGGCCTACCTTCACCATGAGTGTATGGACTGGATCATTCACTGCGACGTGAAGCCTGAGAACATACTTCTGGATGAGGAGTTTGAGCCCAAGATCAGCGACTTTGGGTTCGCAAAGCTGCTGCAAAGAGATGAGTCTGATTCTGACGTGTCCAAGGTTCGAGGAACTAGAGGCTACATGGCTCCAGAATGGGTATCAAGCGCTCCTGTGACTGAGAAGGTGGATGTCTACAGCTTCGGAGTTGTGCTTCTGGAGCTGGTGATGGGCCATCGGATGTTCGAGTTACCAACAAATGGCTCCGGGGATGCAGAGTCTGCATTGAGGCAACTGCTATTGATGATTGGAGAAAACAAGAAAATTAGCGATGGAAATTGGATTGATGACCTTGTGGATCCTAGATTGAATGGCGATTTCGTGCGGCCAGAAGTGTTGCTGATGCTTGAGGTGGCTGCTCTGTGTTTGGAACAGGACAAAAACCAAAGACCGAGCATGAGTGATGTAGTGCAGAAGTTCCTCTGCAGATAATGAATCTGGCAATTCGCTAACTATTCTCTTCCCCTTAAGTAAGTTGTGTagttttgcattccacttttgtTTTTCCGACGAGGGTATAAAGTTGATTTGTTTGGTGGATGACTATTGACTAATTTGATGT
The sequence above is drawn from the Miscanthus floridulus cultivar M001 chromosome 15, ASM1932011v1, whole genome shotgun sequence genome and encodes:
- the LOC136509510 gene encoding putative receptor protein kinase ZmPK1; this translates as MVNPFLILHLTFLLICSLLDERVAEIAHATYLHRGSSLSVKQASDVIRSPDGSFSFGLYNLSSTAFTLSIWFTNAADRTIAWTANRDRPVHGSGSKVTLNKDGSMVLKDYDGTVVWKVRKRSAMVDRVELMDTGNLVMVDQGGNILWQSFDHPTDTLLPGQPLTATTKLVSTNPSHQSSYYTLRFDERYILSLSYDGPDISNLYWPNPDQNSWSNYRILYKSGRRGVLDKLGQFEASDNTSFIASDWGLEIKRRLTLDYDGNLRLYSLNESDGSWYSSWMAFSQLCDIHGLCGWNALCVYTPAAACTCPRGYVVVDPNDWSKGCKPQFNITCGKGVQQMGFVGIPWTDFWGSDMDFVMSASLDTCRELCLARCSCVAFVYKVYPHPHGCFLKSGLFNGKTTPGYPGVTYVKVPESFLSHSQANSSDSAHGHVCNELRTHTFNYAANRVDEKGTAWYYYYSFLAAFFLVELCFIAVGWWFMTRKQSVCSVIWAAEDEEGFRVVADHFRSFTHKELQKATNNFMDELGHGRHGSVYKGILHDNRVVAVKKLKDMKGGEAEFETEVSVIGRIYHMNLVRVMGVCSEGTHRLLVYEFVENGSLDMFLFGSKGLLLQWHHRYKIAVGVAKGLAYLHHECMDWIIHCDVKPENILLDEEFEPKISDFGFAKLLQRDESDSDVSKVRGTRGYMAPEWVSSAPVTEKVDVYSFGVVLLELVMGHRMFELPTNGSGDAESALRQLLLMIGENKKISDGNWIDDLVDPRLNGDFVRPEVLLMLEVAALCLEQDKNQRPSMSDVVQKFLCR